A portion of the Phyllopteryx taeniolatus isolate TA_2022b chromosome 15, UOR_Ptae_1.2, whole genome shotgun sequence genome contains these proteins:
- the olfm1b gene encoding olfactomedin 1b isoform X2 yields MQPASRLLALVLIVVGTELTQVLPANPEESWQVYSSGQDGEGRCVCTVVAPQQSMCSRDARTKQLRQLLEKVQNMTQSIQVLDQRTQRELQYVEKMEVQLRGLQTKFRQVEENHMQNIAKQYKAIKAKMEELRPLIPVLVEYKADAKLVLQFKEEVQNLTSVLSGLQEEMGAYDFEELHSRVSNLEERLRACMQKLACGKLTSISDPITVKTSGSRYGSWMTDPLAPEGDTRVWYMDGYHNNRFVREYKSMQDFMTSDNFTSHRLPHPWSGTGQVVYNGSIYFNKFQSHVIIKFDFRASAISKSRQLDYAGFNNVYRYAWGGHSDIDLMVDEGGLWAVYATNQNAGNIVISKLNPSTLQIVKSWTTNHPKRSAGESFMICGTLYVTNGYSGGTKVYYAYSTNSSTYEYIDIAFQNKYSHISMLDYNPRDRALYAWNNGHQVLYNVTLFHVIHSEEL; encoded by the exons ATGCAGCCCGCCAGCAGGCTCCTCGCGCTGGTCCTCATCGTCGTGGGCACGGAACTCACGCAA GTGCTGCCGGCAAATCCAGAGGAGTCGTGGCAGGTTTACAGTTCGGGCCAGGACGGCGAGGGTAGGTGCGTCTGCACTGTGGTGGCGCCCCAACAATCCATGTGCTCCAGGGATGCCCGCACCAAACAACTGAGGCAACTGCTAGAGAAG GTCCAGAACATGACCCAGTCCATCCAGGTCCTGGACCAGAGAACTCAGAGGGAGCTCCAGTACGTGGAGAAGATGGAGGTGCAGCTCCGCGGCCTGCAAACTAAATTCAGGCAGGTGGAGGAGAACCACATGCAGAATATCGCCAAGCAATACAAG GCCATAAAGGCGAAAATGGAGGAGCTTAGGCCGTTGATACCCGTGTTGGTGGAGTACAAGGCCGATGCCAAATTGGTATTGCAGTTTAAGGAGGAGGTCCAGAATCTGACGTCAGTGCTAAGCGGGCTGCAGGAGGAGATGGGGGCCTATGACTTCGAGGAGCTCCACAGCAGAGTGTCAAATCTCGAGGAGAGGCTGCGAGCGTGCATGCAAAAATTGG CATGCGGCAAACTGACCAGCATCAGCGACCCCATCACAGTCAAGACGTCGGGGTCCAGGTACGGCTCCTGGATGACGGATCCCCTGGCGCCTGAAGGAGACACGCGG GTCTGGTACATGGATGGTTACCACAACAACCGCTTCGTGCGGGAGTACAAGTCCATGCAGGACTTCATGACGTCGGACAACTTCACCTCGCACCGTCTCCCCCACCCGTGGTCCGGAACGGGCCAGGTGGTCTACAACGGCTCCATCTACTTCAACAAGTTCCAGAGCCACGTCATCATCAAGTTTGACTTCCGCGCCTCCGCCATCAGCAAGTCCCGGCAACTCGACTACGCCGGCTTCAACAACGTGTATCGCTACGCCTGGGGCGGCCACTCCGACATCGACCTGATGGTGGACGAGGGGGGCCTGTGGGCCGTCTACGCCACCAACCAGAATGCCGGCAACATAGTCATTAGCAAGCTGAACCCCAGCACGCTGCAGATCGTCAAGAGCTGGACCACCAACCACCCCAAAAGGAGCGCCGGCGAGTCCTTCATGATCTGCGGCACGCTGTACGTCACCAACGGATACTCGGGAGGCACCAAGGTCTACTATGCCTACTCCACCAACTCTTCCACGTACGAATACATAGACATCGCCTTCCAGAACAAGTACTCGCACATCTCCATGCTGGACTACAACCCGCGGGACCGCGCCCTGTACGCCTGGAACAATGGGCACCAGGTGCTCTACAACGTCACGCTGTTCCACGTCATCCACTCAGAGGAACTGTAA
- the olfm1b gene encoding olfactomedin 1b isoform X1, which translates to MSVPLLKIGVVLSTMAMITNWMSQTLPSLVGLNTTKLTTAQGGYLDRSTGVLPANPEESWQVYSSGQDGEGRCVCTVVAPQQSMCSRDARTKQLRQLLEKVQNMTQSIQVLDQRTQRELQYVEKMEVQLRGLQTKFRQVEENHMQNIAKQYKAIKAKMEELRPLIPVLVEYKADAKLVLQFKEEVQNLTSVLSGLQEEMGAYDFEELHSRVSNLEERLRACMQKLACGKLTSISDPITVKTSGSRYGSWMTDPLAPEGDTRVWYMDGYHNNRFVREYKSMQDFMTSDNFTSHRLPHPWSGTGQVVYNGSIYFNKFQSHVIIKFDFRASAISKSRQLDYAGFNNVYRYAWGGHSDIDLMVDEGGLWAVYATNQNAGNIVISKLNPSTLQIVKSWTTNHPKRSAGESFMICGTLYVTNGYSGGTKVYYAYSTNSSTYEYIDIAFQNKYSHISMLDYNPRDRALYAWNNGHQVLYNVTLFHVIHSEEL; encoded by the exons ATGTCGGTGCCGCTGCTCAAGATCGGCGTGGTGCTGAGCACCATGGCGATGATCACCAACTGGATGTCGCAGACGCTCCCCTCGCTGGTGGGGCTGAACACCACCAAGCTGACGACGGCGCAGGGTGGCTACCTGGACCGGAGCACCGGA GTGCTGCCGGCAAATCCAGAGGAGTCGTGGCAGGTTTACAGTTCGGGCCAGGACGGCGAGGGTAGGTGCGTCTGCACTGTGGTGGCGCCCCAACAATCCATGTGCTCCAGGGATGCCCGCACCAAACAACTGAGGCAACTGCTAGAGAAG GTCCAGAACATGACCCAGTCCATCCAGGTCCTGGACCAGAGAACTCAGAGGGAGCTCCAGTACGTGGAGAAGATGGAGGTGCAGCTCCGCGGCCTGCAAACTAAATTCAGGCAGGTGGAGGAGAACCACATGCAGAATATCGCCAAGCAATACAAG GCCATAAAGGCGAAAATGGAGGAGCTTAGGCCGTTGATACCCGTGTTGGTGGAGTACAAGGCCGATGCCAAATTGGTATTGCAGTTTAAGGAGGAGGTCCAGAATCTGACGTCAGTGCTAAGCGGGCTGCAGGAGGAGATGGGGGCCTATGACTTCGAGGAGCTCCACAGCAGAGTGTCAAATCTCGAGGAGAGGCTGCGAGCGTGCATGCAAAAATTGG CATGCGGCAAACTGACCAGCATCAGCGACCCCATCACAGTCAAGACGTCGGGGTCCAGGTACGGCTCCTGGATGACGGATCCCCTGGCGCCTGAAGGAGACACGCGG GTCTGGTACATGGATGGTTACCACAACAACCGCTTCGTGCGGGAGTACAAGTCCATGCAGGACTTCATGACGTCGGACAACTTCACCTCGCACCGTCTCCCCCACCCGTGGTCCGGAACGGGCCAGGTGGTCTACAACGGCTCCATCTACTTCAACAAGTTCCAGAGCCACGTCATCATCAAGTTTGACTTCCGCGCCTCCGCCATCAGCAAGTCCCGGCAACTCGACTACGCCGGCTTCAACAACGTGTATCGCTACGCCTGGGGCGGCCACTCCGACATCGACCTGATGGTGGACGAGGGGGGCCTGTGGGCCGTCTACGCCACCAACCAGAATGCCGGCAACATAGTCATTAGCAAGCTGAACCCCAGCACGCTGCAGATCGTCAAGAGCTGGACCACCAACCACCCCAAAAGGAGCGCCGGCGAGTCCTTCATGATCTGCGGCACGCTGTACGTCACCAACGGATACTCGGGAGGCACCAAGGTCTACTATGCCTACTCCACCAACTCTTCCACGTACGAATACATAGACATCGCCTTCCAGAACAAGTACTCGCACATCTCCATGCTGGACTACAACCCGCGGGACCGCGCCCTGTACGCCTGGAACAATGGGCACCAGGTGCTCTACAACGTCACGCTGTTCCACGTCATCCACTCAGAGGAACTGTAA